CGACAAGTTCCGGTACGCCTATGGCGGGAACTGGTCGTCGCGGCTGCGGTGGTGGCGGCTGCCGGATTGTGCGCTGAGCACACCTGACAGGGCGGGTTGTTCGCCGACCCTGCTGCCGTCGGGCAACGATGTGAGCAGCACGACGGTGACCGGTGAGGTGCCGGTGGCGGCGGCGAGGACGGCGATGGTCGCGCTGGCGGCGGCGCCGTCGGGTGACTCGGGGGATTTCGGTGCCACGCCGCTGTCGTCGTCGTCGACCTGGTCGGCCGGTGGTGCTACCGGTGACTTCACTTGGTCGTACCCGATGCGCGCGCCGAATGGGAACAACGGCCCGCAGCCGGGTCTGTCGTTGTCGTATTCGTCGTCAAGTGTGGACGGCCGGTCGTCGGCCACGAACAACCAGCCGTCGTGGATCGGTGAGGGTTTCGAGTTCTCGCCGGGTTCGGTGGAGCGGCGTTACGTGTCGTGTGATGACGACAAGTCGGGGTCGCCGAACAATCCGGCGCATTCGTTCGAGCAGTGCTGGCGGTCGAACAACGCGACGTTGTCGCTGGGTGGCAGCAGCACCGAGCTGATCTACGAGGCGGGTAAGGGCTGGCACGGCCGGTCGGAGAACGGTTCGAAGGTCGAGTTGCTGACCGGTGCGGATAACGGCGACGACAACGGTGAGTACTGGAAGGTCACCACCAACGACGGTATCCAGTACTTCTTCGGGCTGAACAAGCTGGCCGGGCAGAGCGATGCCACGAATTCGGCGTGGACCGCGCCGGTCTACGGCAACCACGAGGGCGAGCCGTGTCACAAGAGCGCGTTCGCCGACTCGGACTGCAAGCAGGCGTGGCGGTGGAACCTCGACTACGCGATCGACACGCACGGCAACACGATCTCGTACTGGTACGGCACCGAGTCGAACAAGTACGCGCAGGAGGGGTCGGCGTCCAAGACGGTGTCGTACATCCGGGGCGGTTATCTGAGCCGGATCGATTACGGCACCTGGGATCGGGGTGCCGGTGACCGGTCGGTGGCGGCGCTGGCGCAGGTGAACTTCGAGGTCGGTGACAGGTGTCTGGCCGACTGCTCGACGCATGACGGCGGCCACTGGCCGGACACGCCGTGGGATCAGGAGTGCAAGGCCGACGCGGCGACGTGTGACGAGTACTCGCCGACGTTCTGGACCACCAAGCGGCTGACGAAGATCAGTACTCGGGTGTACGACACGTCGAAGGCGGGCGGCGCGGGCTGGCAGGACGTCGACTCGTGGACGCTGGAGCACAGTTTTCCGTCGCCGGGTGACGGGCAGAAGGGTGGCCTGTGGCTCAAGTCGGTGACGCACACCGGCCTGGTCGGTGGCACCGCGGCGATGCCGGCGGTGACCTTCGACCCGGTCGCCAAGCCGAACCGGGTGCTGACCAAGACGAACACCACCAACAACTGGCTGCGGATGGCGGCCGTGCACACCGAGACCGGCGCGATCCTGCAGGTCAGTTACTCGCAGCCGGAGTGCTCGGCGGGCAACCTGCCGTCCTCGCCGCAGAACAACACCAAGCTGTGCTACCCGGTGATCGGCCCGGACCCGTACAGCACCTCGGGCGCGGACATCACCGAGTGGTGGCACAAGTACGTGGTCACCCAGATCACCGAGATGGACGTGCAGCTGGCCGACGGGCATCAGGCGCCGGCGAAGAACACCTATTACACGTACGAGGGTGACCCGGCCTGGCACTACGCCGACGACGACGGGCTGAGCAAGCCGAAGTACAAGACGTGGGACCAGTTCCGTGGCTACAAGACGGTGTCGACGCGGGTCGGTGACACGAACCAGACGCTGACCCGGACCACCTATTTCCGGGGCATGCACGGTGACAAGCTCGCGCCCTCCGGCGGCACCCGCAGCGTGACAGTGCCGGCGTCGCTGGGCTCGGAGACGGTGTACGACGAGGACCAGTTCGCCGGCATGGTCCGTGAGCAGGTCGTCTACAACGGTACCGAGGACAAGCCGGTCTCCAAGACGGTGAACGTGCCGTGGCTGTCGGCGCCGACCGCGTCGCGGACGATCAACGGGGACACGGCCACCGCCCGTTACGTGAACACCGCGAAGGTGTACACCGGTACGGCGCTGGGTGTGAACGGCTCGCGCGGCTGGCGGGTCAACAGCACCTCGACGACGTTCGACTCCTACGGCATGCCGGTCGCGGTGCAGGACAACGGTGACGACGCCAGGTCCGGTGACGAGAAGTGCACCACCACGACGTACAACCGGAACACCGCGAGCAACCTGCTGTCGCTGCCGAGCCGGGTGACCACCACGGCGCTGGCCTGCGGGGTCAAGCCGACCAGCCAGGACCAGATGGTCGACGACGCGGTGACCTTCTACGACGGCGCCACCAGCGCGAGCACCGCGCCGGTGCTGGGCGACCTGACCCGTACCGATCTGATGAAGGACTGGACGCCGGCCGGTGGCACGGTGTGGCTGACCAGCGGTCAGGCGACGTTCGACAAGTTCGGCCGGCAGGCGACCGAGACCGACGCCCGCGGGCTGACCGTCACCAGCACGTACACCCCGGCCGCCGGGCTGCTCACCCAGAAGACCGAGACCAGCGGCATGGGCTGGGTCACCACCACCAAGCTGAACCCGGCGTGGTCGTCGGTGGTGCAGATCTCGGATGTCAACAAGCGGATCACCGACGTCGCGTACGACCCGCTCGGGCGCACCACGAAGACCTGGGACGCCGGCTGGACCAAGGCGGACCACCCGTCCCAGCCGGTCGCGGCGTACACCTACCACTTCGACGCGAACCGCAGCAGCTACCCGTGGGTGAAGTCGACGACGCTGAACGCGGCGGGCGGCACCAACGACTCGTACACCATCTACGACGGGTTCCTGCGCTCGCGCCAGACCCAGCGGATCGCGGTGGGCGGCGGCCGGGTGGTCGCCGACACCCTGTACGACCAGTACGGTCAGGCGTACCTGGCGTTCGGCGCGCACGCCGAGCCGGGCAGCCCGTCCGGCACGCTGTGGTGGGAGCCGGAGTGGTCGGTGCCCACCCAGACGCTCACCGAGTACGACCGGGCCGGCCGGGCCACCGCCAGCGTGTTCCGTTCCGGTGACGGCGTCACCAACATCGTCGACAAGTGGCGGACCACCACCAGTTACGAGGGCGACCGGGTCACGGTGGTGCCGCCGGCCGGCAGCACGCCCAAGACCACGGTCAGCGACGTGCAGGGCCGCACCGTCGAGCTGTGGCAGTACAACACCGCGGCGGGTGTCGCCGGTGGGCACGACACGGTCAAGTACGGCTACGACGCGAAGAACCGGATGACCTCGGCGGCCGACGCGGCCGGCGACACCTGGACCTACAAGTACGACCTGCTCGGCCGCCAGATCGAGACCGTCGACCCGGACAAGGGCAAGACCACCTCGACCTACAACGACCTCGGTGACCTGCTCACCACCACCGACGCCCGCAACCAGGTGCTGGCCTACAGCTACGACTCGCTGGGCCGCCAGACCGGCGTCTACGACGGCAGCGTCGCCGACGCGAACAAGCGGGTCGAGCTCAAGTACGACAAGCTCGCCAACGGCCTGACGCTGAAGGGCCAGGTCACCGAGAAGACCCGGTACGAGACGGCGGCGGACGGCACCCGCCAGCCGTACACCTGGCGCGCCACCAACTTCACCCAGCGCAACCAGGTCAGCGGCGAGCAGTGGATCATCCCGGCGGCGGAGACCGGGCTGGGCGGAACGTATGTGTACAGCCACTCCTACTCGCCCTACACCGGCGCGCCGACCAGCCTGACCTATCCGGCCGCGTCCACGCTGCCCAGCGAGGGCGTCGAGACCGCGTACGACAAGACGACGGGCCTGCCGACCACCCTGACCTCGCTGTGGTCGACCGTCGGCACGTACGTGGCCGGGCAGGACTACAGCGCGTACGGCGAGCCGACCTCCACCATGCTCAAGATCACCGGTGGGGTGTACGCGCAGCAGACCCTCGCCTACGAGCTGGACACCCGCCGGGTGCACCAGGTGCGGGTCAAGCCGGAGACCGCCACCGGCACGGTGGCCGACCGTACCTACAGCTACGACGCGTCCGGCAACATCCAGCAGGTCACCGACGCCCCGCAGGTGGGCCAGACCGACATCCAGTGCTTCGTCTACGACTCGCTGATCCGGCTCACCTCGGCGTGGACGCCGAAGGCCGGCGTCGACTGCAAGACGACGGCGCCGTCGCTGGACAACCTGGGCGGACCCGCGCCGTACTGGATCGACTGGACCCTCGACGCGCTGGGCAACCGCACCAAGGAGGTCTCGCACAGCGCCGCCGGTGACACCACGCGCGGCTACACGGTGCCCACCGCGGGCAAGGACGTCATCCGCCCGCACGCGGTCACCGGCATGACCACGACCAGCCCGGACCAGAGCAGCGTCACCGTCGGCTACGGCTACGACGCGGCCGGGAACATGACCAGCCGGCCCGGTGACACCGGCACCCAGACCATCACCTGGGACGCCGAGGGCCACGCGGTCAAGACGGTCGAGGGCACCAAGGTCGCCACGAACCTCTTCGACGCCGACGGGACCCGGCTGATCCGGCGCGACAGCACCGGCACCACACTGTTCCTGCCCGGCCAGGA
This window of the Actinoplanes oblitus genome carries:
- a CDS encoding RHS repeat-associated core domain-containing protein, which encodes MVAAAAVTASMMSVPALAAERPAPLKAQAEKLDHDGGEVAGRGWAEHPGKQVDLPAPVWPAAGSAVRVTPKAGLARSAAVASGMTAAVVDRGAVPARWRRGVVVKVSAQAAGTARVAMNYDKFRYAYGGNWSSRLRWWRLPDCALSTPDRAGCSPTLLPSGNDVSSTTVTGEVPVAAARTAMVALAAAPSGDSGDFGATPLSSSSTWSAGGATGDFTWSYPMRAPNGNNGPQPGLSLSYSSSSVDGRSSATNNQPSWIGEGFEFSPGSVERRYVSCDDDKSGSPNNPAHSFEQCWRSNNATLSLGGSSTELIYEAGKGWHGRSENGSKVELLTGADNGDDNGEYWKVTTNDGIQYFFGLNKLAGQSDATNSAWTAPVYGNHEGEPCHKSAFADSDCKQAWRWNLDYAIDTHGNTISYWYGTESNKYAQEGSASKTVSYIRGGYLSRIDYGTWDRGAGDRSVAALAQVNFEVGDRCLADCSTHDGGHWPDTPWDQECKADAATCDEYSPTFWTTKRLTKISTRVYDTSKAGGAGWQDVDSWTLEHSFPSPGDGQKGGLWLKSVTHTGLVGGTAAMPAVTFDPVAKPNRVLTKTNTTNNWLRMAAVHTETGAILQVSYSQPECSAGNLPSSPQNNTKLCYPVIGPDPYSTSGADITEWWHKYVVTQITEMDVQLADGHQAPAKNTYYTYEGDPAWHYADDDGLSKPKYKTWDQFRGYKTVSTRVGDTNQTLTRTTYFRGMHGDKLAPSGGTRSVTVPASLGSETVYDEDQFAGMVREQVVYNGTEDKPVSKTVNVPWLSAPTASRTINGDTATARYVNTAKVYTGTALGVNGSRGWRVNSTSTTFDSYGMPVAVQDNGDDARSGDEKCTTTTYNRNTASNLLSLPSRVTTTALACGVKPTSQDQMVDDAVTFYDGATSASTAPVLGDLTRTDLMKDWTPAGGTVWLTSGQATFDKFGRQATETDARGLTVTSTYTPAAGLLTQKTETSGMGWVTTTKLNPAWSSVVQISDVNKRITDVAYDPLGRTTKTWDAGWTKADHPSQPVAAYTYHFDANRSSYPWVKSTTLNAAGGTNDSYTIYDGFLRSRQTQRIAVGGGRVVADTLYDQYGQAYLAFGAHAEPGSPSGTLWWEPEWSVPTQTLTEYDRAGRATASVFRSGDGVTNIVDKWRTTTSYEGDRVTVVPPAGSTPKTTVSDVQGRTVELWQYNTAAGVAGGHDTVKYGYDAKNRMTSAADAAGDTWTYKYDLLGRQIETVDPDKGKTTSTYNDLGDLLTTTDARNQVLAYSYDSLGRQTGVYDGSVADANKRVELKYDKLANGLTLKGQVTEKTRYETAADGTRQPYTWRATNFTQRNQVSGEQWIIPAAETGLGGTYVYSHSYSPYTGAPTSLTYPAASTLPSEGVETAYDKTTGLPTTLTSLWSTVGTYVAGQDYSAYGEPTSTMLKITGGVYAQQTLAYELDTRRVHQVRVKPETATGTVADRTYSYDASGNIQQVTDAPQVGQTDIQCFVYDSLIRLTSAWTPKAGVDCKTTAPSLDNLGGPAPYWIDWTLDALGNRTKEVSHSAAGDTTRGYTVPTAGKDVIRPHAVTGMTTTSPDQSSVTVGYGYDAAGNMTSRPGDTGTQTITWDAEGHAVKTVEGTKVATNLFDADGTRLIRRDSTGTTLFLPGQEIRRNGASTTANDATRYYSFGGTVVASRTVAAQSLTWLFSDHQGTQSTAVNAYTQQVSIRRQTPYGAPRGTNPAWVNGKGFVGGDIDATGLTHLGAREYDPSLGRFISVDPVQDLTDPQQWNAYSYCGNNPITQADPTGMRGDDLFYGTAGAAKRESNDYTKDPTSGGAGDGNDGGGNNGGDNNGGGSSSGDGGGGNGGSGSHNQPKPKKKAWWQRGIDWVAENKNTLAGAAVGITTFVGCEALTAGTGTVGCMMAAGAAGKMTTDALDGNIHGVGDAINSFNTGAVEGLLAVPLAAADLVSQAGNIAGDIKEGDWAGATGHSALAALDVLTVVDGVKGPGKCMHSFTAVTPVLLANGDSKPIGDIEVGDEVLATDPQTGQNAAEQVEVLHDNVDEDFADLTVQLTDGTSSVINTTAHHPFWDETDQKWTNAADLPTGHHLRDQAGHDAATVTNVYAYPGAHHMHNLTVANLHTYYVLAGDTPVLVHNCGDTPAPAMADKPLGPKTARETTESLAGQLGDALGVPVKPAKGDGFTMSIPNKPRNLVLRVMHAGSGGREFPYWRLSVEGKESFTRTGERSNDPKQIHVDIDGDSFQTIMGIVNGVRR